The Streptomyces puniciscabiei genomic interval GAGGAGCCGACGACCTTGCCGTGCGCCTCGATCTCCGAGCCGTTCGCCTTGTCGTGGAACGCCGCCTGGGCGATGCCGGTGACGACCAGCGGGTAGACGACGCCGGTCACGAGGGTCAGCACCAGCAGCGCACGCAGACCCGCGCCCAGCAACCGTGCTGTGTTCACAAAGGAGTTGTTCATGTCCTTCACCCGATCCCGGGGATCAGAGAGATGAGCAGGTCGATGATCTTGATGCCGATGAACGGCGCGATCAGTCCGCCGAGGCCGTAGATCCCGAGGTTGCGGCGGAGCATCCTGTCGGCGCTCATCGGCCGGTAGCGCACGCCCTTCAGGGACAGCGGCACCAGCGCGATGATGATCAGCGCGTTGAAGACGACCGCGGACAGGATCGCGGAGTTGGGCGAGGACAGGTGCATGATGTTCAGCTTGTCCAGGCCCGGGTAGACCGCCGCGAACAGCGCCGGGATGATCGCGAAGTACTTCGCGACGTCGTTGGCGATGGAGAACGTCGTCAACGCGCCCCGGGTGATGAGGAGTTGCTTGCCGATCTCGACGATCTCGATCAGCTTGGTCGGGTTGGAGTCGAGGTCGACCATGTTGCCGGCCTCCTTGGCGGCCGACGTACCGGTGTTCATCGCCACGCCGACGTCCGCCTGCGCGAGGGCCGGGGCGTCGTTCGTGCCGTCACCGGTCATCGCGACCAGCTTGCCGCCGGCCTGCTCCCGCTTGATGAGGGCCATCTTGTCCTCGGGAGTGGCCTCGGCGAGGAAGTCGTCGACGCCCGCCTCCTCGGCGATCGCCTTCGCGGTCAGCGGGTTGTCACCCGTGATCATGACCGTCTTGATGCCCATGCGGCGCAGTTCCTCGAACCGCTCCCGCATGCCCGCCTTGACGACGTCCTTGAGGTGGACGACGCCCAGGACGCGGGCGCCCTTGTCGTCGTGCACGGCGACCAGCAGCGGGGTGCCACCGGCCTCGGAGATGCGGTTGGCTGTCGCGTCCGCGTCCTCGGCGACCGTGCCGCCCTGCTCCTCGGCCCAGGCGATCACCGAGGCGGTGGCACCCTTGCGGATCTTCCGGCCGTCGACGTCCACACCCGACATCCGGGTCTGGGCGGTGAACTCGATCCACTCGGCGCCGGCCAGCTCGCCCTGGTGGCGCTCGCGCAGCCCGTACTTCTCCTTGGCCAGGACGACGATCGAGCGGCCCTCGGGCGTCTCGTCGGCCAGCGAGGACAGCTGGGCCGCGTCGGCGAGCTCCGCCTCGGTGGTGCCCGTGACCGGCACGAACTCGGCGGCCTGGCGGTTGCCCAGGGTGATGGTGCCGGTCTTGTCCAGCAGCAGCGTCGACACGTCACCGGCGGCCTCGACCGCACGCCCCGACATGGCGAGCACGTTGCGCTGCACCAGCCGGTCCATGCCCGCGATGCCGATCGCGGAGAGCAGGGCGCCGATGGTGGTCGGGATCAGGCAGACCAGCAGGGCGACCAGCACGACCATGGTCAGGTGCGTGCCCGCATAGGTCGCGAACGGCGGCAGCGTGGCACAGGCCAGCAGGAACACGATGGTCAGCGAGGCGAGCAGGATGTTCAGCGCGATCTCGTTGGGCGTCTTCTGCCGGGCCGCGCCCTCGACCAGGTTGATCATCCGGTCGATGAAGGTCTCGCCGGGCTTCGTCGTGATCTGGATGACGATCCGGTCGGACAGCACCTTCGTACCGCCCGTGACAGCGCAACGGTCGCCGCCGGACTCCCGGATGACCGGGGCGGACTCACCCGTGATGGCCGACTCGTCGACGCTGGCAACTCCCTCTACGACGTCGCCGTCACCGGGGATGACGTCCCCGGCCTCGCAGACCACCAGGTCTCCGATCCGCAACTCGGTGCCGGGGACCCGCTCTTCGAGGTCCCCGGTGAGCCTGCGGGCGACCGTGTCGGTCTTGGCCTTGCGCAGGGTGTCGGCCTGGGCCTTGCCGCGGCCCTCGGCGACCGCCTCCGCGAGGTTGGCGAAGATCACCGTGAGCCACAGCCAGGCGCTGATGGTCCAGCCGAACCAGTCACTCGCGTGCTGGAAGGAGAAGACGGTGGTCAGGACCGAGCCGATCCACACCACGAACATCACGGGCGACTTGACCATCACCCGTGGGTCGAGCTTGCGGAAGGCGTCCGGCAGCGACTTGACCAGCGCCTTGGGGTCGAACAGACCGGCGCCGACCCGGCCCTCGGCCGGCTTGTGCCCGGTGGGGACGTCGCTGTGCGGCGCCCTGGTGGGAGTGGCTGTGGACATGGAGTCCTCTGAGTTCTCTGTACGGGTGGTCATCACGCCAGCCCTTCCGCGAGCGGGCCCAGTGCGAGGGCCGGGAAGTACGTGAGACTGGTGATGATCAGGATCGCGCCCACCAGCAGGCCGGTGAACAGCGGCTTCTCGGTGCGCAGGGTGCCCGCGGTGACCGGGACCGGCGTCTGCTCGGCGAGGGAGCCGGCCAGCGCAAGCACGAACACCATCGGCAGGAAGCGGCCCAGCAGCATCGCGAGCCCGGTCATGGTGTTGAACCAGTCCGTGTTCGCGTTCAGACCGGCGAAGGCCGAACCGTTGTTGTTCGACGCGGAGGTGAAGGCGTACAGGACTTCGGAGAACCCGTGCGCACCGGAGTTGAGCATCGAGTGCGGCGGGGTCGGCAGGGCCATGGAGGCCGCCGTGAAGACCAGCACCAGCGCCGGGGTGATCAGGATGTAGCAGGCGGCGAGCTTCATCTCTCGGCCGCCGATCTTCTTGCCCAGGTACTCCGGCGTACGGCCGACCATCAGACCGGCGATGAACACCGCGATCACGGCCATGATCAGCATGCCGTACAGGCCGGAGCCGGTGCCGCCGGGCGCGATCTCGCCCAGCATCATGCTCAGCATGGTGATGCCGCCGCCGAGTCCGGTGAAGGAGGAGTGGAAGGAGTTCACCGCGCCGGTCGAGGTGAGCGTGGTCGCCACCGCGAAGATCGACGAGCCGCCGACACCGAAGCGGACCTCCTTGCCCTCCATCGCCCCGCCGGCCGCCTGGAGGGCCGCGCCGTGGTGGGCGAACTCGGTCCACATCATCAGGACGGTGAAGCCCAGCCAGATGGTGACCATCGTGGCGAGGATCGCGTACCCCTGCTTCACGTTGCCGACCATCACGCCGAAGGTGCGGGTCAGGGAGAACGGGATGACCAGGATCAGGAAGATCTCGAAGAGGTTGGTGAACGGGGTCGGGTTCTCGAAGGGGTGGGCGGAGTTGGCGTTGAAGTAGCCGCCACCGTTCGTGCCCAGCTCCTTGATGGCCTCCTGCGAGGCGACCGCGCCGCCGTTCCACTGCTGCGAGCCGCCCATGAACTGGCCGACCTCGTGGATGCCGGAGAAGTTCTGAATGGCACCGCACGCCACCAGCACGATCGCCGCGATCGCGGCACCCGGCACCAGGATGCGCAGCGTGCCACGGACCAGGTCGCTCCAGAAGTTGCCCAGTTCACCGGTGCGCGAGCGGGCGAAGCCCCGCACCAGCGCCACCGCGACGGCGATACCGACCGCGGCGGAGACGAAGTTCTGCACCGCCAGACCGGCGGTCTGCACGACGTGCCCCATCGTCTGCTCGCCGTAGTACGACTGCCAGTTGGTGTTGGTCACGAAGGACACGGCCGTGTTGAACGACTGCGCCGGGTTCACCGACGAGAAGCCCATCGAGCCGGGCAGCACGCCCTGCAGCCGCTGGAGCAGGTAGAGGAAGAGGACGCTGACGGCGGAGAAGGCCAGCACACCGCGCAGGTAGGCGGGCCAGGTCATCTCGGCGTCGGGGTTGGCACCGATGGCCCGGTAGGTCCACTTCTCCACCCGCAGGTGCTTCTTCGAGGAGTAGACCTTGGCCATGTAGGTGCCGAGGGGGATGTAGGCGAGCGCCAGCGCGCCTATGAGGGCGAGCAGCTGGAGGAAGCCTGCGACTTCTGGACTCATGTCTGTGCTCAGAACCTCTCCGGGAAGATCAGGGCGAGGACGAGATAGCCCAGCAGGGCGACGGCCACGACCAGGCCGACGACGTTCTCGGCGGTCACAGCTTCGTCACCCCCCGGGCGACGAGAGCCACCAGCGCGAAGCCCGCGAGCACGGTGACGACGAAGGCCAGATCGGCCATCGTGAACTCCTGGAGAGGTTCGGGGGTGGAACAAGGACGGTTAGAGGAAACCCCCGCCCTGGCCTGATCCGGTCGCTCGTTGACGGCCCTCTTACGGCCTCGCCCACGGCTTTGACGAGACTCATACGGCCGCCGATCCGTACCAGCCGGCAACAGGGGGTTTCTGTTCAGAGCAGCCGGAAGCGGAGCCGGCAGATCACCGCGTCCGTCTCCCGCCGCACGGCATGCGCGACGACCGCGCCCCGCTGGTTCTGCAGCAGCCGCTGCCACAGCCGCTCCGGCTCCGCCTCCGGGATCAGCACGGTGACCCGGGTGCCGGGCTCGGCGGCGGCCACCTCACGGACGTACGCGGCGATGGGACGGCCCAGGCTGCGCCGCGCGCAGGACAGCCGCGCCAGGGGCACCCCGGGATCCCATTCGGCCCAGGACCGCTCCAGGGCGTGCAGCTGGGCCCGGTCCTCGGGGTCCGGGTAGCACACGGTGACGGCACGGACCTCGTCGCCGAGGGAGGCGGCCGCGGTCAGGGCCTCGGAGGTGAGCCGGGACAGTGAGGACACCGGGACGATCACCAGGGAGCGGTCGCGGTGCGGGGGCTCGGGGATGCGGCCCAGGCCGAGTCGCTCGCCGATGCGGTCGTAGGCACGGTGAACGGTGAGGAAGGCGGCGACGAGCAGGGGCAGCGCGATCACGAGCAGCCAGGCGCCCTCAGTGAACTTGCTCGCCGTGACGACGACCGTCGAGACACCGGTGAGCAGCGCGCCGAAGCCGTTGAGCAGCACCTTGCCGCGCCATCCTGAGCTCCGCTCCAGACGCCAGTGCCGGACCATGCCCACCTGGGCGACCGTGAAGCCGACGAAGACACCGATGGCGAACATCGGCACCAGCGTGTTGGTGTCACCGCCGGAGAAGACCAGCAGCGCGGCGGAGACGACGGCGAGCGCGAGGACACCGTGCCGGTGCACCTGGCGGTCGGCCTTCAGGGCGAAGACGTGCGGCGCGTAGTTGTCGCGGGCGAGCAGCTTCAGCAGCACCGGCAGCCCGCCGAAGGACGTGTTCGCGGACAGCGCCAGCAGGATCGTGGTCGCGAACTGGATGACGTAGAAGGCCCAGTTGTGGCCGAGCGAGGCGTCCGCGAGCTGGGCGAGGACCGTGACGCCTGCCACCGGCTGAAGGTGGAAGCGCCCGATCAGCACCGCCAGACCGATCAGCATCAGACCGAGTACGGCGCCCAGGGCGACCTCCGCCCGCTGGGCCCGGCGGGTCCGCGGGACGCGGAAGGAGGGGACGGCGTTGGCGATGGCCTCGACTCCGGTGAGGGCTGAGCATCCGGAGGCGAATGCTTTCAGCAGGAGCAGGACGCCGACTCCGGTCGCGTTGTCGGCGACGACCGAGGCGTGCCCGGCCGCCGTCGCCGTACTGACCGGCCCGGAGCGGAACAGACCGACGCCGATCAGCACGAAGATCGCCCCCACGAAGACGGCCGTCGGCACGATGAACGCCTTCGCCGACTCCACGATCCCCCGCAGGTTCACGCCCGTGATCAGCGCGAGCACCGCCAGGCACAGCCACAGTCTGTCGCCGTACAGGCCCGGGAACGCGGACGTCAGCGCGGCCACGCCCGCCGTGACCGCCACGGCCACGTTCAGGACGTAGTCCAGGATCAGCGAGGCCGCCGCCAGCAGACTGATCCGCGCGCCCAGATGCGTCCTCGCGACCGCGTAGGAGCCGCCGCCGTCCGGGAAGGCCGCGATCACCTGCCGGTACGACACCACCAGCACCGCCAGCAGGGCGGCGATGGCCAGCGTGACCGGCAGCGTGAAGCCGAGGCCGTGTGCGCCGGCGGCGGCCAGGACCAGCACGATCGCCTCGGGGCCGTAGGCCACCGAGGCCATCGCGTCCAGCGACAGGGCCGCGAGCCCCGTGACAGCGGACAGCCGGTGGCGTTCACCGGTATCGGGCGGTTCCTCGCCGGCGGGAACGGCATCCGGCTCGGTGGTCAGGACGGTCATGGGTGCGGTACTCCTTCGGTGCATGCCGCGCAGCTACGTCGACATGTGCGCGGTGCACTCAGGTTCTGACCGTTTCCGACAGTGTTCGGCGCTTCCTTGCGGCATCTTCGCGCCGAGAGGCCCGACCTTGACGGGACCTTGACGGGCATGCGCCATCAGAGCTGCGTCAAAACGCGTGGTTCGCGTCCTGAGCGCCTCTACCGTCACCGGTATGGAACGCCGCGAGAAGGCGCGCAGGTCAGCGGCCTGCGCTCGCGCAGAATCGTCCGGGGCCGCGGTGCACGACCGCCGCTGGGCAGGAGATGTGAGGGATGCCGTCCGGTGCGCCGGGGCGCTGCTCACCTTGCTCCTGCTCATCGACTGGGGCTCGGGCCGGTTCACGTTCCGGCGTGGCCTGCTGTGGCTCACGCTCGCTCTGCTGCTGTTCGTCGTGCTGTTTCCCGCCCGTGTCTCGGCCGGTGAGAACTGGCTGGCCGCACGGTGGCTGCTGCGCGAGCGCCGGGTCCGGACCGATCTGCTGGTGTCCGTGCGCTGTCTGGAGGGCGTCTCCCAACGGCTCCTGCTGCGCGACGCGTTCGGCTCGCGAGTCGCGATCGATCCAGACGTTCTGGTGAACAACCCCGCCCTGTGGCACAGCGTCGAGGCGGGCGCCCGGAAGGCCGCGGCCGACGGTCTGCTGCTGTGCGGGCAGACAGCCTTGCGGCGGCTCTCGGCCCGCGTGGACCGGGAGACCGCGCTGGCCGTGTTCAGGACATCCGGGCTGGAATGACCCTTCCGGCGCATGATCAGCCGGTCCCGAAGGTCCGCGCCGGGGGTGAGGCCGGGGGTGAGCATGAAGCGGCCGAGGCAGTGGCCGTTGCCGTAGGCGCGCAGTTCGCGTCACAGGTCACGTCACGTCACGTCCGCCGGAGGGTCAACTCGGGTCGGCCGTCACGGAGGTGGGGACCGAGGCGGGCGGGTTCGGGGGCTCGGTCAGGTGCTGGGTGCCGCCCGGGGAGGTGCAGGCGTGCACCCCGGAGGTGAGCAGGACACACGCTTTGGCCGTTGAGGGGCTCGGTGCTGCGACCATCGCGCTGAAGGTGTCGGTGTCGTAGTGGACCTTGTTCTGGTATGTCCGGCCTCCTTCGCCGACGACCCGGGCGATGTCGCCGGGATGTCCCCAGCTGATCCGGGACCAGGCAGCCTTGCAGGCATCGCTGTAGCGCAGCTCCACGTAGACCCCGGCGACCTTGTACAGGGCAGAGGTCCACGCGTCGCCGCCGCAGCCGGTCTGTCCGGGGTCTTTTCCGGCACAGCTGTCCGCGAAGCAGTTCACGTCGAGTTGCCTGGTCGGTGCGTCCTTGCCCGCGGTGCCGCCTTCATCGGTGTGCGCGCCCGAATGCCGGCCGAAAACGCCGTACAGCGAGACGGACAGGCCCACGACGGCGGCCAGGGCGACCACCGTCCGGACCAGCTGCCGCCGGCCGAACCGACGGCTCACGGACGGCGGCTCTTCGGCCTGGGCGGCGGGAGCCCGCTCCGTCGCGGGAACGGATTCCTCGAACGGCCGGTCGTGGCCGTCGTCGGCCTCGCGGGCCGGGTCCGTGTCACTGGCTCCGTGGCCGTGCCAAGCAGTGTTCGCCAGTTCCCACAGCGCCACGAGCCGGGCGGGATCGGCGTCGGCCAGCTTGCCGAGGGAGATCACCGCGTGCTGGGGTGGCAGTGCCTTGCCGTTGAGATAGCGTTCCCAGGAGGACTTGCTGTACGGAGTGCGGCCGCCGAGGACGGCCAGACTCAGCCCGGCGCGGTCCTTCAAGGTCCGCAGTTCGGCGACCAGATGACGGACGTCCGAGGCCAGGCCGCCGGGTAACGGCTTCCAGTCAGTCACGTACCCCCTCCGGGCCCAGTGCTCTCTGGGATCATCGCTCTCTTCCCTACTGTATCTACGCGGGCGATTGCGGAACCGCCGGTTGTGCATAACTGTGCGCATCCGCAACGCAGTTGACGTGACGACGGTGAGACGGTGCCATGAGTGAGGGGACGACGGCGCGCGCCGCGCTGTGCGTACTGATTCTGGCGTTGGTGTGTGCGGGTTCCGGGGCCCCGCGGAACCCGCAGTCCCGCGACCGGAGCGGCGGTGTGCTCGTCGCCGGCGAGCTGGGCGCCACACAGCAGTTGGCGGTCGGCCGCACCCGGCGCAGCGACCTGATCGGCCTGTGGCAGAGCGTGCTGTGGGCCGACGGATACGCGGCACGCTCCGGGGTCACCTGCACATACGACGAGGCGACGGCCGAGGCCACCCGCGTCTGGCAGAGCAACCACCACCTGTCCGCGGACGGGATCGTCGGGTCGGCCACCTGGGGCGCCGCAGCGGAGCGCATGGTCCCCGCCGGACAGTGGATGGTCTACCAGGGCGAACGCTACGGTCTCCCGTTGCGCCAGGCCCCGGACGGCGCCTATGAGGTCTATGACGCCGGGCGGTTCCATCGGCTGCGCACGGACTCCGTCACCCTCGCGCGCTGCCGCTGACGGCGTCGATCCAGCTGTCGTACTGGGCGACGCCGAGTTGCCGGCCATGAACGACGACCGTGGCCCGTGCCGCGTCCGGCCCGCTCGCCACCATCGCCGTGTACGCCCCGCCGCCGGTTGCCGTCTGCTGGTCGCCGTCCGTCGTGGCGATCCGCAACCCGGACGTCCCCGCCGCGGTGTCCACCTCCGCCCAGCTCGACCGGCAGGCGGGACTGTACTGAAGGGTCAGGACGCGGCCGTACGCGCGCAGCCGGTGGACGACGACACCGTCGCGGTCGCACCTTTCGCGGTAGGGGTCCATTCCCCGGCAGCCGGCCGCCCGGCACCCGGCGGCCGCCCCGTCCGCCGCGCTGTGCAAGGGCCACGGCCAGGCCGGTGCCCCGGAGGGGGCGCCGTCCGGCACGCGGCCGGCCTCCGTCCCGCTGGTCCAGCCGTCCCACGGCCGGGCGAGCAGCAGGGTGGCCAGCAGCAAGCAAGCGGCAACAGCGGCCAGTACGCCCGCGTGCGGCACTCGAAGACCGCGGGAGGACGGCCGGTCCTCAGCCGGTGAGGGGCCTGTGGGCGCGGCGTCCGGCGGACCGGGGTCCCGTACGTCACCTGCCGGACGCAGCGGTGCGGGTGACGGGTCGGTGTCGTCGGCCGGGCGCTCCCCCGTCCACGCGTGGGCCGCCGATTCCCACAGCACACGCAGCAGTTCGACATCGGCCTGCGCCAGCCGCCCCAGCTCGACCACCGCCGCCCATGGAGGCAGTCTCCGCCCGTTGAGGTAGCGCAGCCAGGAACTACGGCTGTAACCGGTCTTGGCGGCGACGGTCATGGTGTTCATCTCGCACCGGTCCACGTACTGGCGCAGTTCCCGCACCAGCCGGACCACCTCCGCGGGCAGGTCGCCCCGCAGCGGCTGCCAGCGTCCCACGACGGCGCCCCCCTTCTCCGTTAGGCCCTGTCGTCAAACTCCCGTCTGCCCCGCGACGCCATGCACGCACTCTCGCCGCACCGGGCGCAGACCCAAGTACATCCAGTACGAGGGTCAGCACCCGGCACGCCGAGAGCACGCACCTGACGCCGCAGGGCCGCCCTCCGGGCGACGACGGGAGTTTGACGACAGGACCTAGGGCCCACTCTTTCACACACGTCCCGTCCCGCAACCCATCCGCCGGACGTCTCCGCAGGTCAGAAGGCATCCAGTCCCAGGATTGAGGCAACTGGCGGGCATCGCTGGCCCGCGGCTGTCCGCCCGCTCCAGACTCGGGGAAGCACCTGCGTGAGGGCCCGGACCGGCCGCCCTCGCCGCCCGGGAAGAGGAACCGGGCGACGGCACGTCACGCCCTGGACGCGGAAGTCCTCGGCCCACGCCCGGGCTTCCGGTCCGGCCACCGCGGGTGCGGACGCCACTGATGCACGCTTCGGGGGAATTCCGACATGACGGCTCACGGCAGCTCGCCCGGCACGGACGAGCCGGAGATCGCCAACACCACGTCGACCACCACCGGCAGGCGCCGCAGGCCGCCCGCCGCCAGAAGGCCGGGCGTGCGCGCGAGGCGGCGCCACCGCGTCGCCGCCGATCGCCCGGCGGCCCCCGGATCGGCCCTGCCCGGCGAGGCTCCGGTCCACGCCCCCGGGGTCGGACTGACGGAACGTCACCGAGTCGATCTGGGCCTGGTGGGGTTGTCGCTGCTGACCCCGCCCGAGCCACCGGCCGGGCCCGAGCCCGACGGCCGGTACGCCGACGCGCTCCCGCGGACCTGGCGCCTGGTGTTCGCACCCCGAGGACCGCTGTTCCTCGGCCACGATCAGCAGCGCGTCCTGCTGGAGTCCAGCGGCGTGATGCTCTGGCAGCCCGGCGAGTCCTTGCGGCTCCGCGCCGGCGCGCCCGCCGGTCCGGATCCGGTCCGGGCTCTGGTCCTGCATCTGCCCGAAGCAGCCTTGTCGCTGCCCGGCGAAGTACTGCGCGAGGTGTCCGGCCGTCCCGTGCCGACAGGTTCGGGTCCCGCGGCCCTCCTCGCCTCCTTCGTGTACGGGCTCGCCGCGCACGCGCCGTCCGCCGAGGCCCGGCACGCCGCCTGGTGGGGCACCGCCGCCGTCGACCTCGCGACGGCTTTCCTCGACAGCGAGACCGCTGTCCTTCGCGGCGGTACCGAACCGCCGCCCGCCACCGCCCGCCCCGCTCCGTCGGCCACCGACGTGCTACTGCGCGACATCAAGACGTACATCGAGCACCACCTGCACGACCCCGACCTGTCACTCACCTCCATCGCCGCCGCCAACCACATCTCGCTGCGCTACCTGCACCACCTCTTCCAGCGGGACGGGCGCACGGTCGGCGCGTTCCTGCGCGAACGCCGCCTGGAACACTGCCGGGCCGATCTGTCCGACCCGGCCGAGGCCCAGCGCAGCGTGTGCGAGATCGCCAGGCGCTGGGGCTTCCGCGACCCCGCGGTCTTCAACCGGACGTTCAAGTCGGCCTACGGGGTCACGCCCGGCAGGTACCGCGAGCAGCGACTGCAGTGGTGACCCGGACTCCCGGACGGCCATCGGCAGGCGGCCTGCGGAGCATCACGACCGCAGCGCGGACCAGGTGTTGACGCCGACCTCGCCGTCGACCCGGAGGTGGTTGTTGCTCTGGAACTTCTTGACCTCGGTCAGCGTGTCGTAGCCGAAGATGCCGTCGACCCCGCTGGGGCCGATGTTGTAGCCGCGGGCCTTGAGGATGCACTGCACTTCCTTCACGCGGGAGCCCTTCTGGCCGTAGACCGTGAGGGTGGTGCCGGAGTAGTACGTGCAGGACTTCCAGGGCTCGGCGGGTGCGGTGGGCCCAGGCGCCGGTTTCGTGGTCGGGGCGGAGGTGGTGGGCCGCGTGGCCGGCGGAGGATCGTACGGCTGCTGCGGCTGGGCAGGGTCCGTGGCGCCGCCGGCCGGCGGGCTCCCGGGCGGGGGTGGAGCCGTGACAGTCGCGGTCGCGGACGTCCTGGGCCGGGACTGCGGCCGCGGAGAGGCCGGCTCGGCCCGCGGGGAGTTCGTGGTGGTGGCGGAGGAATGCGATCCGGCGGACGTGGTCGCGGCTTCCTGGCGGGCGGCGTCTCCTCCGGAAGCCCCCAGGGCGACAGCCGCTCCCGCGATCGCGACCGCTGCCGCCGCGCCCACCACGAGCGGCCACCGGCGTCGGCCGGACGCCTCCTTCCCCGGGTCCTCGGGTTTGGTGCGCCGCAGAATCGTCAACTGGTCCATGGGCGGCACCGCCACCGCCGTCCCGCTCCAGGCCGCCCGTGCGCCGGCGGTCCCGGCGACCGCGTCGGGCCACTCCCCGTCGGCGGCATGCCCCCGCGTGGCCTCGACGACGTCCTGGGGGCTCGGGCGCCGCAGCGGGTCCTTGTCCAGGCACCGGCCGATCAGTTCGGCGAGGTCGGGATCGCGCCGGGCCACCTCTGCGATCACCTGCTCGTTCGGCGGCGAGTAGATGATCCGGTGGATGACGTCACCGGTGGTGCCCTCACCGAAGGGAGCCGAGCCCGTGACCGCCGCGGCGAGGACCGAGCCGAGGGAGAACACGTCCGAGGCCGTGCCCACTTCACGGCCGTCCGCCTGCTCCGGAGACATGAAGGCCGGTGTGCCCAGGTGCTGACCGGTCATGGTGAGCGAACTGGCGTCCGCGGTGTGCGCGACCCCGAAGTCGATGATGCGCGCACCGTCCGGTCCCAGCAGCACGTTGGACGGTTTGAGGTCGCGGTGGACGATGCCCACGGCGGCGATCGCCGTGAGCGCCTGCCCGATCTCGTGCGCCAGCCGCCACACGACCGGCGCGGGCAGGGACCCGCACCGCTCGATGGCGTCACCCAGGCTGGGCCCGGGCACGTAGGCGGTCGCCATCCACAGGAGCTCATCGCGGTCGAAGCCGGAGTCGAGCAGCTCGGCCGTGTAGGTCCCGTGCACCCGGCGTACGGCCTCGATTTCGCGCTCGAAGCGGCGGCGGAAGCGCTCGTCCTCGGCGTACTCCGAGCGGATCACCTTGACCGCGACGAGCGACCCCGCCCCGTACGTCCCCTCGGTGTCGGACTCCCGTCCGAGGTACAGCCGTCCCATCCCCCCGCCGCCCAGCCGAGCCAGCAACCGGTAGGGACCGATCTCCGGCGGGTCGGACCGGCGCAGCGGCTCCGCGCCGAGCAGCGCCAGGTCGTCCGCGGACAACTCGGCCGTCGGCGGGCGGTCGGCTCCGGAGGCAGCAGGATTCTTCTCGGGCATGGGGCGTCCTCGGTCCTCTTCGCGGCTCTTACGCACCGCCCGCGTGCGAGATGTTGGTGAGGATCTTCTGGACCTGCTGCTGCAGGTGCTCCAGCGAGGCCCTCATCTTGTCGAGGTCGCCCCTGGCCTGCGGCCACACCTCACCCCGGAACCTCTGCGCCAGCGGACCGTCCCAGTGATTGGGGTCACTCAGCGTCTGCCCGTGACCGTTCAACTGATTGATCAGCTGGGGAAGCTGACTGGTGATCAGGCTCATCATCTTCCCGGCTTCCTGATGCGCCAGGTCGGTGGACTTTACGGTCGCCATTTTCTCTCCTTCGAGATTTCCGAACTTTCGCCAGTATCACCAGCGGCCTCGCGCCACGTCATTGATGACGAGTGCACACGCCATGACGCAGTGCGCAATCCACGGCGCGGCGCAGGGGGCCACCATCCGGGTTTCGGGACCAGGTCGAGTCCGCCACATCCCGCCTGCCCTGCGACGCCTAGCCGCCGCTCGGGACAGAGGTCGGCTGG includes:
- a CDS encoding peptidoglycan-binding domain-containing protein, whose protein sequence is MSEGTTARAALCVLILALVCAGSGAPRNPQSRDRSGGVLVAGELGATQQLAVGRTRRSDLIGLWQSVLWADGYAARSGVTCTYDEATAEATRVWQSNHHLSADGIVGSATWGAAAERMVPAGQWMVYQGERYGLPLRQAPDGAYEVYDAGRFHRLRTDSVTLARCR
- a CDS encoding serine/threonine-protein kinase translates to MPEKNPAASGADRPPTAELSADDLALLGAEPLRRSDPPEIGPYRLLARLGGGGMGRLYLGRESDTEGTYGAGSLVAVKVIRSEYAEDERFRRRFEREIEAVRRVHGTYTAELLDSGFDRDELLWMATAYVPGPSLGDAIERCGSLPAPVVWRLAHEIGQALTAIAAVGIVHRDLKPSNVLLGPDGARIIDFGVAHTADASSLTMTGQHLGTPAFMSPEQADGREVGTASDVFSLGSVLAAAVTGSAPFGEGTTGDVIHRIIYSPPNEQVIAEVARRDPDLAELIGRCLDKDPLRRPSPQDVVEATRGHAADGEWPDAVAGTAGARAAWSGTAVAVPPMDQLTILRRTKPEDPGKEASGRRRWPLVVGAAAAVAIAGAAVALGASGGDAARQEAATTSAGSHSSATTTNSPRAEPASPRPQSRPRTSATATVTAPPPPGSPPAGGATDPAQPQQPYDPPPATRPTTSAPTTKPAPGPTAPAEPWKSCTYYSGTTLTVYGQKGSRVKEVQCILKARGYNIGPSGVDGIFGYDTLTEVKKFQSNNHLRVDGEVGVNTWSALRS
- a CDS encoding helix-turn-helix domain-containing protein, which produces MGRWQPLRGDLPAEVVRLVRELRQYVDRCEMNTMTVAAKTGYSRSSWLRYLNGRRLPPWAAVVELGRLAQADVELLRVLWESAAHAWTGERPADDTDPSPAPLRPAGDVRDPGPPDAAPTGPSPAEDRPSSRGLRVPHAGVLAAVAACLLLATLLLARPWDGWTSGTEAGRVPDGAPSGAPAWPWPLHSAADGAAAGCRAAGCRGMDPYRERCDRDGVVVHRLRAYGRVLTLQYSPACRSSWAEVDTAAGTSGLRIATTDGDQQTATGGGAYTAMVASGPDAARATVVVHGRQLGVAQYDSWIDAVSGSARG
- a CDS encoding helix-turn-helix transcriptional regulator, translating into MTAHGSSPGTDEPEIANTTSTTTGRRRRPPAARRPGVRARRRHRVAADRPAAPGSALPGEAPVHAPGVGLTERHRVDLGLVGLSLLTPPEPPAGPEPDGRYADALPRTWRLVFAPRGPLFLGHDQQRVLLESSGVMLWQPGESLRLRAGAPAGPDPVRALVLHLPEAALSLPGEVLREVSGRPVPTGSGPAALLASFVYGLAAHAPSAEARHAAWWGTAAVDLATAFLDSETAVLRGGTEPPPATARPAPSATDVLLRDIKTYIEHHLHDPDLSLTSIAAANHISLRYLHHLFQRDGRTVGAFLRERRLEHCRADLSDPAEAQRSVCEIARRWGFRDPAVFNRTFKSAYGVTPGRYREQRLQW